A region of the Nocardia asteroides genome:
CTCGGGCTGGAGAACTGTACCTCGATGACGAGAACGCTGCGTACAACTGCGCGAAGGCATGTGACCAACGACTGGCCGATTTACAAGAGATGCGTAGGTTCATCGCTGTTGCCCAAAATGTCTCCGGCTTCGGTGATTTCGTCATGGCGGATCAGCTTGTCGGCAAGTTTCTGAAGCAAGCTACTGGCGATCCCAATTCGATCGATCAGATCATCCTGGAACACATCGAGACTGTAAAGAACATGCGTGAGGTCATGGCGATCTCGTTCAAACGCATCACCGGCACAGACATCGAGAACGCGGCCCCGATCGCTAACGCGACCGAGCAGATGCGCTGACTCTCAGCCGGGTTCATCGTGTGGGGCGGCGGGGCTGCGTCGGTGTCGTGAGCGGGTCGCTGGGTCGGGAAGAGTCGAACTCGTGGGCCTGTCCCGCTGAGTCTGCGTCTCGTCTTTCGGAACATCAACCGTGCGGCGCACCATCGCGTCTGGCGGAATCGGCGCTCGGTTTTCGGCTGGTTGGGTGGAGCATGGCCGGCGATATGAGCAAGTGAGATCGAGCTGCTCGTCTGCTAGGGTGGGCGAACCTGAGTCATCACAGGTCGAGAGGGTGGGGATGAGTCGTCGAATCATGTTGCCGCTGCTCGTTGGTGCGTTGGCGGCCGGAGTCGTCGGGTGTGGGGACACTACGAACGGATCGCCCACGACGGGAGCTAGCACGACTGCGACACAGACTCTGTTCAACCCGTGCACGGGGGTTCCCGATGATGCGCTTCGGGCTGCCGGAGTCGATCCGAAGACCGAAGAGTCCGGCATCGGTGGAGTGCATCAATCCGGTTGGGAAATCTGCCGGTGGGACGGACCCAAGTACTTCGTCACGGTCTTTTCGACCAGTCGTACAGTGTCCGAGTTCGAGCGGAAGCCGGGGAATGTGGAGTTCCAGGACGTCACGATCGCGGGCCGTCATGGCCGGCAGTTCAGAGTCGAAGGTGCGTCCAAGAATCTTGATTGTGACGTATTGTTCCCTGCTGCCCATGGGGTCGTGCAATTGAGGGTTCAGGGCCGGGCGGGTCGGGACGATCTCGAGAATCCATGCACGGTCCTGAATCGTGTCGGCGAGTCGATTGTTCCTGCACTACCGCGTTGATCTGGGAGGGAACGCATGAGTGAAGACATTGCGTCGGTCTGGAGTCGGCTTGCTGGCCAGGCTAAGACTGGTGAACTGTACCTAGACGATCAGAATGCCGCATTTCTCTGCGCGAAAGCGTGTGATTCGAGAATCGCCGAACTAGAATCGTTGCGAAGCTTGGCAGGGAATACTCAAAACGTATCCGGCTTTGGTGATTTCGAGATGGCCGCCGACCTGGTCAAAAAGTTTTTGAAACAGGCTGTGGGTGATCCGAATTCAATCGACCAGATCATCCTGGAACACATCGAAACCGTGAAGAACATGCGTGAGGTCATGGCGATTTCCTTCAAACGCATCACCGGCACAGACATCGAGAACGCGGCCCCGATCGCGAACGCTACCGAGCAGGTGCGCTGATGGTTAACCCGTTCTACAATATGAGCCTGGGGTTTCCCGACTATCCCCAGCTCGGTTCGACTATCCTGCGCAATTTCACCAACTGGATGTCTGGTGAAGAGTTGCAGCCCGATATCGATCCGGCCGCGGTGCAGGACAAGTACAACCAGCAGCGCGACGGTGTGCGCAGCCGGGCTGCCGGTGTCGGTTTCCAGGGCGAGTTCCGGCCGAGGGAAGTTCTCGACGCGGATGAGTTCGAGCGGCACGGCGTCGCGACGCTGCGGGAAAAGGTCGATCAGATCGATCTGAAGGCGGTCGGAGACTTGGTGTTCGCGTGGAACACGATCGCCGATCGGCACCAGACTTCGTTGGACAACTTCACGAAGGCGATGGCTCTGGCCACCGACGAGGGGGTGTGGCGGGGCGAGGCGCGCAACGCCGCCGCGACCGCGGTGGGCGACTACGCCGCCCAGGGGGCGCAGGTCTCGAACGCCGCTCGACTGACCAGCAGCAAGCTGTCCGAATTGTTGACGGGGTTGGAGCCGACCAAGCAACTCGTCCCGCATGCGCCGGAACATCGCAGCGGAATCGGCAACGCGCTCGCGTGGGCGGCGGGGCGCGGATGGCGCAATGACGACGTCGCCGAGTACAACGCGAAGACAGAGGCGTTGCGGGTACTGCGAACCGTCTACGCCCCGGTGGTGATGGAGTCCGACACAAACGTGCCCGTGATTCCTCGTCCGAACCCTGCTGCGAATCCGAATGGCGTCGACAACGGAAGCAATCCGCAGGGGACGAACAGCGGGAACCCTTCGGGCACCCCGTCGTCGCCCAACTCGAATCCCACCGGTACGAATCCCACCGACGATTCGACCACCCCGTCCACCACCCAGCCCTCGGACACCACCTCTGGAACACCGGAGTCGACCAGTACCGATCCGTCGTCCACTACGCAGGATTCGACCACACCGGCGTCGACCACGCCCGCCTCGACGACGCCTGCTCCGAGCACAGCGCCGAATACTCCTGGAAGTCCGGGAAGCCCACATCTCGGCACTCCCGGCAGTCCCAACGGGCCAGGTGCGCCGGGCGTATCGGTGTCGCCGCGAGCCACGTCGAACAACCCCAACGCGTCCCCGGCCGCTGCCGCGCGAACCGGCGCATCTCCCGGTCGCGCCGGTATGAGCGGGATGCCGGGCGGAATGGCCCCTGGTGCGCGTGGCGGCAAATCCGATGACGAGACGGCCAAGGGCATTCCGGACTACCTGATCACTCAGGAACACGGCAACGAGGTCACCGGGCTCGACGACCTGCCGGGGACGGTGCCGCCGGTCATCGGTGACAACCCGCGATAAGGACCGCACACATGTCTGAAGCGCAGAGCTGGCGGTTCACCGCGCTCGAATTCCGGACCTTATGGGAGTCCACCGGCCGGGACGTACTGCCTTATCCCTTGCGGCACCAGTTCACAACGGAGTTCCGGTCGGAGAGCTTGCGGTTGCGGCAAGCGGCGGCGCAGACGCTGCGCCCGCGCATCGGTGAAGATCTATTGCGTGCGGTAGAAGTACTGCTCGCTCCGGAAGCACGGGTCGAAGTGGCCGGAGTGGCCGGCCGGACCCGCAAGCTGCGGGCGCACGCGGGGGTGCACTACCAGCACGGCGCGGTCGCGGTGCAGGAGCCGGGACCCGACCCGGAGCAAGGCGGCGATGTGGTGCTGACGTTGCTGCCCGCCGGTGAGGTGGCGCGAGCCGTGGTCGACGTGTTCCCCGCCTGCGGCCCTGGGCAGGGCAAGCAATTGCAGGCTTCGGCGGAGGAGCTGGCGCGGCCGAGACCGCCGGTCCGGGACGCCTGGCGGCCGACACCGCGAGAGGAATTCGAGCGGTTCTTCACTCGAGCGATGACTTTGATCGGTCACGTCGGTGTCTACGCGATGGGCAGCGTGGACAATCGGCATATCAACGGTCGTAAGGACTTCCAGCTCAACGATGTGGAAAACGACGGCCGTTACGTCACCTTCGGCACCGACGTGGTGACGATCAAACCCACCACTGCCGACCGAATCGCAGGTACGTTGCAACAGATGATGGCCCGCACCGTCACGGAAGTGCGCGAGGGCGTCCACCTACCGTACTGAACGGCCGAACGTCCGCCCATCGTCCCGGTGCAGGCCGGGACCCTTTGCCGGGCCTCGGTTCTCACCCAGGCGAGGGGCGGACGTTCGGTGGGCGGCTCCGCCGGAGGGGGACGGCGGCCGTCGCGCCCGTGTCCCGCGGGGTCCGGACCGCGGGACGTCGAGGGTCAGACGTTCGCGTACGCCAGCGACGGAACGCGCTGGATGGCGAACGAGGATCGCAGGTAGAACCACCAGGTGACGGTGGCCATCACCAGGAAGGTCGCGGCGTAGGCCCAGAACGCGGGAGCCATGCTGTGCAGGTGGGTGTTGGACAACCGCAGCGCCTGCTGCAACAGCCAGCCGCCGGAGGCGCCCACCGCGCCGATGACGCCGATCGCCGCGCCCGCCTGGCGCTTGGCCGAGGCGACGGCCTCTGTCATGTCGAGGCCGTGCTCGGCGGCGTACTTCTTGGACTCCGCGCTGAAGATGGTCGGGATCATTCGGTAGGTCGAGCCGTTGCCGATGCCGGTCAGCACGAACAGCAGCAGGAACGCCAGGAGGTAGAGCGGGAAGCTCTTCATCTCGAGTCCGACCATGATGAGCGCGACCGCGATCGCCATGCCGCCGAACACGTACAGGGTGATCTTCGCGCCGCCGACCTTGTCGGAGATCCAGCCGCCGAAGGGCCGGCTGAACGACCCGACCAGTGCCCCGAGGAACGCGAGGTTACCGAGCGTGGTGATCCAGCCGATCTTCGTCAGCTCCGGGAAGTTGGCCTTGATCAGCGTCGGGAAGGCGAAGGAGAAGCCGATGAACGAGCCGAAGGTACCGATGTAGAGGACGGCCATCACCCAGGTGTGGCGGTTGGTGAGGGCGCGGCGGTAGGACTTCCCGTCGGACTTGGCGGTGCTGATGCTGTCCATGTAACGCAGCGCGCCGAACGCGGCGGCCAGGATGAACGGCACCCAGACCAGGACCGACAGCGTGATGCCGAAGCGGTAACCGGCCGGGTCCTTCGCCATGAGGTGCGTGCCGAAGGTGATCAGCAACGGGAGCACCAACTGCGTCTGGGCGACGCCGAGGTTGCCACCCGCGGCGTTGATGCCCAGCGCCGCGCCCTTCTTGCCCTCGGGGAAGAAGAAGTTGATGTTGGCCATGGAGGAGGAGAAATTGCCGCCGCCGACTCCGGCCAGCGCCGCCAGCAGCAGGAACACCCACATCGGCGTGCCGGGCTGGTTGACGAAGTAGGCCAGGCCGAGGGTCGGGATCAGCAGCATGGCCGCGCTGAAGGCGGTGAAGGCCCGCCCCCCGAACCGGGGGATGGCGAAGGTGTAGGGGATGCGCAGTGCGGCGCCGACCAGGGTGGGGGTCGAGGTCAGCAGCAGCGCGTTGCTCACCGCGGTCGGATTTCCTTGGCCGAGACCGGCGAGGAAGCCGAATCCGGCGGCGCCCATGCTGGTCACCACCGTGCCCCAGATGACCCAGACGCTGAAGCCGAGATTCTCGGCGAACACGGAGAAAAGCAAGTTCTTGCGCGCGGTTTTCGCACCGCCGGATTCCCAGAATTGCGCGTTGTCCGGATCCCAGTGGTCGAGCCAGCGTCCACGTTTCCGGTGTTCGAAAGTCGTTGTCGGCGACTGCTGGCCGGTGGCTGCTACGGCGGTCATCGGCTTCCTCTCGATTCGGCTCGACCGGCCCTCATCGCGGCGGTGTCGAGTGCCAAGCTACGGTCGAGACAAAGGTATGAGCCGCTTGTTGCGTCCCCGTGGCCCTCGGTGACGTTCCCGGCAATTCCGACTCACATCGCGTAAGCGCGGATGGTGACCACTCGGTTACCTCGCGGATTTCAGCGCGCGTCGGGATATTCCGCGATAAGAGAATTGAGGAAGCATCGCGTGGCCGAGGCGGCCCGTTCGGGATCGCCGTCGATCACCGCGTGCACCAAGGCGGCATGCTCCTCGGCATAGGACTCGTCGGACTTCGATGTCCGTGCGTGAATGACCTGCTCGATGATGGGCAGTAGCGAATCGTAGAACTCGAGATACACCGCGTTGTGACTCGCGACGACGATCGCGCGGTGCAGTTGGACATCCGCCTCGATCGCGGCGGCCCGGTCCTCGTCCCATCCCTTGTCGCGTTCGTCGAGCAAGCGCAGCAGGGTCGCGATGTCGGTGTCGTCGCGGCGGCGGGCGGCCAGGGCGGCGGCGGTGGTGTCCAGCGCGAGGCGCAGTTCCAAGACGTCGCGTTGCTCGGCGTCGGCGAAGTACTTGCCGAGGGTGCCGCCGAGATCGGATGCCGCGATGACATAGGTTCCGGAGCCTTGGCGACGTTCCAGCATGCCCGCGTGCACGAGAGCCTGGACGGCTTCGCGCACGGTGTTGCGGCCGGTGCCGGTGAGTTCTGTGAGCTCCGGCTCGGTGGGGATGCGGGAGCCGATGGACCAACGGCCGGAACGGATTTCGGCACGCAGCTGCTCGGTGACCTGGGCGATGAGGCTGGTTCGCCGGACGGGTTGCACCTCGACAGAGTACCGCCCATCACAAATCGTTGCCGCGCATCATCCGGTCATCCTATGATTTCTCGGTGACTGCGACTATTCCGGAAACAGCGCCCGGCCGGGAATCCGTCCTGGTCGAGCGCCGTCGACGTGCGTTGACCGAGGGCCGTCTGCTGGTTCTCACCGCCATCGTGATGTCGGCGCTCACCCTGCGGGTCGCGGTCACCGCGTACAGTCCGCTGGCCGAGCGGATCGGCGCCGAGATCGGTTACGGCGCTGCGGTCGTCGGCGTCTTCGGCATGATCCCCACCGCGATGTTCGCGTTGTCGGGACTGCTCACGCCGATCTTGGCGGTCCGGCTCGGGCTGGAGCGCACGGCGCTGACGGCCATGCTGATGGCCGGGGCGGGCATGCTGATCCGGGTGCTGATGTCGGGCACCGCCGAACTGCTCGTCTTCTCGGCCCTCGCGCTGGCGGGCATGGGCATCGGCAACGTGGTGATCCCGCCTCTGGTCAAGCGGTACTTCCCGGATCGACTCGCGGTGATCAGCTCGCTGTACATCGTGATGGTGCAACTCGGCACGGTCGTGCCCGCCTTCGCCGCGGTCCCGCTCGCGGATGCGCACGGCTGGCGCGTCTCGCTCGGTGTGTGGGGCCTGCTCGGCTTCGCCGCCGCGGTGCCTTGGCTGGCGGTGCTGCGCGGCAGACGCGGACATGACGGCGCGGACATGACCGCGCTGCCGGGACAAGCGCCGGATACCGGGCGCGTGTGGCGCTCACCGATCGCCTGGGGGATGGCGGGCATGTTCGGCATGACCTCGCTCACGACCTATGCGATGTTCACCTGGTTGCCGAAGATCCTGACCGAGGCGGGCGCGAGCGCCGCGTACGGCGGAGCCATGGTGGGGCTGTTCGCCGTGGTCGGCTTGGTCGCCGCCCTCACCGCGCCGACCCTTGTCGCCCGGTTCGGTAATCCGTTCCCGGTGGTGGTCGTGTGCGCCGTGCTGTTCTTCGTGGCGTTCGCCGGGCTGCTCACCGCGCCGATGACCGCCCCCATCCTGTGGGTTGTCGTTCTCGGCCTCGGCCCGAGCACCTTCCCGATTGCGCTGACCCTGATCAACTTGCGCACCCGTACGCCCGCCGGGTCGGCGGCGCTGTCCGGCTTCACTCAGGGCGTCGGCTACGCGGTGGCCTGTGTGGGGCCGCTGCTGTTCGGGGTGCTGCGCACGGCCACCGGCGGGTGGCTCATCCCGTTCGGGATGCTCGGCGTCGCGGTGCTGGTGTTGCTCGCGGGCGCCTGGCAGGCGTGCAAGCCGCGCCTGCTCGAAGACACGTGGTGACATCCCGGCGCGATCGCGATGCGCGGGAATCTCACAACTCGGGTTGCGGGACTGTGCGAACCGGGTGAGGATGTGCGCATGAATTCGCGCCGCCAGTAGCGCGCGTCACACCTCACCGATCGCATTATTCGATATCGGCCTTTTTGTGACGGACGGAAACCGTTGTGTCACATGCCTGAAACATTCGATAGAAACTCACCCCGGTGCGGCGGTAATCGTGAGCAACCGTTGATTTCACGGTCATTTCACGCAGCATTTCGGCAATACCCATTTCCTACCGTGGGGCCAACCGACTTTGGGAGGCCCCGTTGAGCACGCTGACGCGTAACCGTCTGGAAGCGCTGGGACGGACTATGTTCCGCAGGCCGCGCATCGAGCACTGGGACGCCGAGGATGTCGCCGCCTGGGAAGCAGGCGGCAAGGACATCGCCAGGCGCAACCTGATCTGGTCGGTCTTCGCCGAGCACGTCGGGTTCTCGGTGTGGTCGATCTGGTCGGTGATGGTGCTGTTCATGCCCACCGACAAGTTCGGCATCGATCCGGCGGGCAAGTTCTTCCTGGTCGCGATGCCGACGCTGGTCGGCGCGTTCCTGCGGATTCCCTACACCGTGGCGACCGCGCGCTTCGGCGGGCGCAACTGGACGGTCTTCAGCGCGCTGATGCTGCTGATCCCGACCCTGCTCACGCTGTATTTCGTCAACCAGCCCGGCACCTCGTACACGACGTTCCTCGTGGTCGCGGCCTTCGCCGGCTTCGGTGGCGGCAACTTCGCCTCCTCGATGACCAACATCAACGCGTTCTACCCTCAGCGGCTCAAGGGCTGGGCGCTGGGCCTGAACGCGGGCGGCGGCAACATCGGCGTCCCGGTGATCCAGCTGATCGGCCTGTTCGTCATCGCGACCCTCGGCAACGAGTACGCCTCGTTGATCTGCGCGATCTACCTGGTGTTCATCGCGATCGCCGGCGTGGGCGCCGCGCTGTACATGGACAACCTGCCCAACCAGAAGGCCGACCTGTCCTACATGATCACGGCTTTGAAGGTGCCGCAGTCCTGGGCGATCGCGTTCCTCTACATCGGCACCTTCGGCTCGTTCATCGGCTACAGCTTCGCCTTCGGGCAGATCCTGCAGATCAGCTTCCGGGCGGGCGGCGACAGCGTCGCGCAGGCCACGCTGCACGCCGCGCAGATCGCCTTCCTCGGCCCGCTGCTCGGTTCGCTGGCCAGGCCGTATGGCGGCAAGTGGGCAGACCGCATCGGCGGCAGCCGGGTAACCCTGTACGTCTTCGGCGCCATGATGGCGGCGGCCGTGCTGGTCACCGGGGCCAGCATGATGGCCGACAACAACAACGGCGTGGCCAGCGGTGCGGTGATGACCGCCCTCGTGGTCGGCTTCATCGCCCTGTTCGTGCTCTCCGGCATCGGCAACGGGTCGGTCACCAAGATCATCCCGTCGGTGTTCGAGGCCAAGTCCAGGAGCCTGGACGCCACCCCGGACGCGCGGGCGGCCTGGTCGCAGAACACCTCCGGCGCGCTGATCGGATTCGTCGGCGCCATCGGCGCGCTCGGCGGCGTGGCCATCAACTTGGTGCTGCGTTCCTCATACGCCTCGACCCAGTCGGCCACCACCGCGTTCTGGGTGTTCATGGCCTTCTACGTGGTCTGCGCCCTCGTGGTCTGGGCGGTCTTCCTGCGCCGTCCCGGCGTGCGCGGCGTCGCCACCGAGTCCGATGTCGTCACCGAAGCCGAGACGTTCGTCCTCGAAGCCGAAGCAGGCCGCTCCCAGTCCCCGTCCGCCGGCTCGTCGGCCCGCGCCTGACCCCCGATCCAGTCCAGGAGGACCCCAGATGAACCCCACAGTCGCTCGCAAGACCGCGGTGGTCGTCGGCCATGGCATGGTCGGGCACCGGTTCGTGGAGGCGCTGCGCTCGCGCGACACCGAAGGCCACTGGCAGGTGATCGTGCTCAGCGAGGAGCAGCTGCCCGCCTACGACCGCGTCGGCCTCTCGTCCTACGTCGGCGCCTGGGACGCGAGCGCGCTCGCGCTGCCCGGCAACGAGTACGCCGGTGACGAGCTGGTCGAGCTGCGACTGGGCCAGCGCGCCGAGTCGATCGACCGGGCGGCGCGCAAGGTGACCAC
Encoded here:
- a CDS encoding DUF3558 domain-containing protein: MSRRIMLPLLVGALAAGVVGCGDTTNGSPTTGASTTATQTLFNPCTGVPDDALRAAGVDPKTEESGIGGVHQSGWEICRWDGPKYFVTVFSTSRTVSEFERKPGNVEFQDVTIAGRHGRQFRVEGASKNLDCDVLFPAAHGVVQLRVQGRAGRDDLENPCTVLNRVGESIVPALPR
- a CDS encoding MFS transporter, which gives rise to MTAVAATGQQSPTTTFEHRKRGRWLDHWDPDNAQFWESGGAKTARKNLLFSVFAENLGFSVWVIWGTVVTSMGAAGFGFLAGLGQGNPTAVSNALLLTSTPTLVGAALRIPYTFAIPRFGGRAFTAFSAAMLLIPTLGLAYFVNQPGTPMWVFLLLAALAGVGGGNFSSSMANINFFFPEGKKGAALGINAAGGNLGVAQTQLVLPLLITFGTHLMAKDPAGYRFGITLSVLVWVPFILAAAFGALRYMDSISTAKSDGKSYRRALTNRHTWVMAVLYIGTFGSFIGFSFAFPTLIKANFPELTKIGWITTLGNLAFLGALVGSFSRPFGGWISDKVGGAKITLYVFGGMAIAVALIMVGLEMKSFPLYLLAFLLLFVLTGIGNGSTYRMIPTIFSAESKKYAAEHGLDMTEAVASAKRQAGAAIGVIGAVGASGGWLLQQALRLSNTHLHSMAPAFWAYAATFLVMATVTWWFYLRSSFAIQRVPSLAYANV
- a CDS encoding ESX secretion-associated protein EspG; this translates as MSEAQSWRFTALEFRTLWESTGRDVLPYPLRHQFTTEFRSESLRLRQAAAQTLRPRIGEDLLRAVEVLLAPEARVEVAGVAGRTRKLRAHAGVHYQHGAVAVQEPGPDPEQGGDVVLTLLPAGEVARAVVDVFPACGPGQGKQLQASAEELARPRPPVRDAWRPTPREEFERFFTRAMTLIGHVGVYAMGSVDNRHINGRKDFQLNDVENDGRYVTFGTDVVTIKPTTADRIAGTLQQMMARTVTEVREGVHLPY
- a CDS encoding FCD domain-containing protein, which encodes MQPVRRTSLIAQVTEQLRAEIRSGRWSIGSRIPTEPELTELTGTGRNTVREAVQALVHAGMLERRQGSGTYVIAASDLGGTLGKYFADAEQRDVLELRLALDTTAAALAARRRDDTDIATLLRLLDERDKGWDEDRAAAIEADVQLHRAIVVASHNAVYLEFYDSLLPIIEQVIHARTSKSDESYAEEHAALVHAVIDGDPERAASATRCFLNSLIAEYPDAR
- a CDS encoding MFS transporter is translated as MSALTLRVAVTAYSPLAERIGAEIGYGAAVVGVFGMIPTAMFALSGLLTPILAVRLGLERTALTAMLMAGAGMLIRVLMSGTAELLVFSALALAGMGIGNVVIPPLVKRYFPDRLAVISSLYIVMVQLGTVVPAFAAVPLADAHGWRVSLGVWGLLGFAAAVPWLAVLRGRRGHDGADMTALPGQAPDTGRVWRSPIAWGMAGMFGMTSLTTYAMFTWLPKILTEAGASAAYGGAMVGLFAVVGLVAALTAPTLVARFGNPFPVVVVCAVLFFVAFAGLLTAPMTAPILWVVVLGLGPSTFPIALTLINLRTRTPAGSAALSGFTQGVGYAVACVGPLLFGVLRTATGGWLIPFGMLGVAVLVLLAGAWQACKPRLLEDTW
- a CDS encoding NarK/NasA family nitrate transporter, which gives rise to MFRRPRIEHWDAEDVAAWEAGGKDIARRNLIWSVFAEHVGFSVWSIWSVMVLFMPTDKFGIDPAGKFFLVAMPTLVGAFLRIPYTVATARFGGRNWTVFSALMLLIPTLLTLYFVNQPGTSYTTFLVVAAFAGFGGGNFASSMTNINAFYPQRLKGWALGLNAGGGNIGVPVIQLIGLFVIATLGNEYASLICAIYLVFIAIAGVGAALYMDNLPNQKADLSYMITALKVPQSWAIAFLYIGTFGSFIGYSFAFGQILQISFRAGGDSVAQATLHAAQIAFLGPLLGSLARPYGGKWADRIGGSRVTLYVFGAMMAAAVLVTGASMMADNNNGVASGAVMTALVVGFIALFVLSGIGNGSVTKIIPSVFEAKSRSLDATPDARAAWSQNTSGALIGFVGAIGALGGVAINLVLRSSYASTQSATTAFWVFMAFYVVCALVVWAVFLRRPGVRGVATESDVVTEAETFVLEAEAGRSQSPSAGSSARA